In a genomic window of Streptomyces noursei ATCC 11455:
- a CDS encoding FAD-dependent monooxygenase has translation MKTVLISGAGVAGSALAHWLHRDRVAVTVVEHTPGRRRGGQAVDIRGTALDVVERMGLLDRVRAHRTRMRGMSVLDGDGREVHRSTEATFSSGRLVSEDIELLREDLVHVLHEQAGDGVEFVFGDRITALDQDEEGRGEGGIRVTFERGRPRTFDLVVGADGLHSAVRRLGFGPEERFTRHLGMHLAIFTADNFLGLDDWQVWLRDGEAGYGIYPVRDNTELRISFGFAAGPLPAGPLDTAAHKRVVADRMAALRWETPRLLKALWEASDFYSDAMTQVHMNRWSHGRTVLLGDAGYCASPLSGQGTSLALVGAHVLAAALRGAGDDHRAAFARYEERMRPFVALNQALAVENPGGPASEESVDRAKRALALED, from the coding sequence ATGAAGACCGTGCTCATCTCCGGCGCCGGGGTCGCCGGATCCGCACTCGCCCACTGGCTGCACCGCGACAGGGTCGCCGTGACGGTGGTGGAACACACGCCGGGCCGGCGCCGCGGCGGCCAGGCCGTCGACATCCGGGGCACCGCACTCGACGTCGTCGAGCGGATGGGGCTGCTGGACCGGGTCCGCGCGCACCGCACCCGGATGCGCGGCATGTCGGTGCTGGACGGGGACGGCAGGGAGGTCCACCGCTCGACCGAGGCGACCTTCAGCAGCGGCCGGCTGGTGAGCGAGGACATCGAGCTGCTGCGCGAGGACCTGGTCCACGTCCTGCACGAACAGGCCGGCGACGGCGTCGAGTTCGTCTTCGGTGACCGCATCACGGCGCTGGACCAGGACGAGGAGGGAAGGGGCGAGGGCGGGATACGCGTCACCTTCGAGCGGGGCCGTCCCCGGACGTTCGACCTGGTCGTGGGGGCCGACGGCCTGCATTCGGCGGTGCGGCGGCTGGGCTTCGGACCGGAGGAGCGGTTCACCCGCCATCTGGGCATGCACCTGGCGATCTTCACCGCGGACAACTTCCTGGGCCTGGACGACTGGCAGGTGTGGCTCAGGGACGGCGAGGCCGGCTACGGCATCTACCCGGTGCGCGACAACACCGAGCTGCGGATCTCGTTCGGCTTCGCGGCCGGGCCGCTGCCCGCCGGGCCACTCGACACCGCGGCGCACAAGCGTGTCGTCGCCGACCGGATGGCAGCCCTGCGCTGGGAGACCCCGCGGCTGCTGAAGGCCCTGTGGGAGGCATCCGACTTCTACTCCGACGCGATGACGCAGGTCCACATGAACCGCTGGTCGCACGGCAGGACCGTGCTGCTCGGCGACGCCGGGTACTGCGCCTCGCCGCTGTCCGGTCAGGGGACCAGCCTCGCCCTCGTGGGTGCGCATGTCCTGGCCGCCGCCCTGCGCGGTGCGGGCGACGACCACCGCGCGGCCTTCGCCCGCTACGAGGAGCGGATGCGCCCGTTCGTCGCGCTCAACCAGGCGCTCGCCGTGGAGAATCCCGGCGGACCGGCCTCCGAGGAGTCCGTCGACCGGGCCAAGCGCGCGCTCGCGCTGGAGGACTGA
- a CDS encoding class I adenylate-forming enzyme family protein, with amino-acid sequence MTTYQDKPWLALLSDAQRAPVQPPPSPLHAFRAAVRRAPDRTALAYFDGRIDYAEADALSDGLAGHLAARGLRPGDRAVVMLQNTPHFVLAVLAVWKAGGVVVPVNPMYKAAEIRHILDDAEVTAVLCADRTWAGFLRATAAEAGSVRIAVTADERGLQTRDDARVLRHEPAGPQDGADDLLTAARTGGPAPTVPEPAAADIALISYTSGTSGTPKGAINTHGNISYNAERMRTGLELAEGATYFALAPLFHITGMVCELATCLANTGTLALAYRFEAGTVLDAFLEHRPAFTVGPATAYMALMAHPDATPGHFASFRTVSSGGAPLPPALVEKFRTTFGPHIHNGYGLTECTAPCATVPPGKEAPVDKVSGTLAVGVPGPDTVIRIIDEAGRDLPFGEQGEIAVRGPQVVPGYWRRPDATAEAIPDGELRTGDIGFMDRDGWLYVVDRKKDMINASGFKVWPREVEDVLYTHPAVREAAVVGVPDPYRGETVKAYVSLRPGASPDPAELAAYCKERLAAYKYPRVVEILPELPKTTSGKILRRELRRRA; translated from the coding sequence GTGACCACCTACCAGGACAAGCCGTGGCTGGCCCTGCTCTCCGACGCCCAGCGCGCCCCCGTCCAACCGCCGCCCTCACCGCTGCACGCCTTCCGCGCCGCGGTCCGCCGCGCCCCCGACCGCACCGCGCTCGCCTACTTCGACGGCCGGATCGACTACGCCGAGGCCGACGCGCTCTCCGACGGCCTCGCCGGCCACCTCGCCGCCCGTGGCCTGCGGCCCGGCGACCGCGCCGTGGTCATGCTCCAGAACACCCCGCACTTCGTGCTCGCGGTGCTCGCCGTCTGGAAGGCCGGCGGCGTGGTCGTCCCCGTCAACCCCATGTACAAGGCGGCGGAGATCCGGCACATCCTCGACGACGCGGAGGTCACCGCCGTCCTCTGCGCGGACCGCACCTGGGCCGGCTTCCTGCGCGCCACCGCCGCCGAGGCCGGCTCCGTCCGGATCGCGGTCACCGCCGACGAACGCGGACTCCAGACCCGCGACGACGCCCGGGTGCTGCGCCACGAACCGGCCGGCCCCCAGGACGGCGCCGACGACCTGCTCACCGCCGCCCGGACCGGCGGACCGGCGCCCACCGTCCCTGAGCCCGCCGCCGCCGACATCGCGCTCATCAGCTACACCTCCGGCACCAGCGGCACCCCCAAGGGCGCCATCAACACCCACGGCAACATCAGCTACAACGCCGAACGGATGCGCACCGGCCTCGAACTCGCCGAGGGCGCCACCTACTTCGCGCTCGCCCCGCTCTTCCACATCACCGGCATGGTCTGCGAACTGGCCACCTGCCTCGCCAACACCGGCACCCTGGCCCTGGCCTACCGCTTCGAGGCCGGCACCGTCCTGGACGCCTTCCTGGAGCACCGCCCGGCCTTCACCGTCGGCCCCGCCACCGCCTACATGGCGCTGATGGCCCACCCGGACGCCACCCCCGGGCACTTCGCCTCCTTCCGGACCGTGAGCTCCGGCGGCGCACCGCTGCCGCCGGCCCTGGTCGAGAAGTTCCGCACCACCTTCGGCCCGCACATCCACAACGGCTACGGCCTGACCGAGTGCACCGCGCCCTGCGCCACCGTCCCGCCCGGCAAGGAGGCGCCGGTCGACAAGGTCTCCGGCACCCTCGCGGTCGGCGTCCCCGGCCCGGACACCGTCATACGGATCATCGACGAGGCCGGCCGCGATCTGCCGTTCGGCGAGCAGGGCGAGATAGCGGTCCGCGGCCCCCAGGTCGTGCCCGGCTACTGGCGCCGCCCGGACGCCACCGCCGAGGCCATCCCGGACGGCGAACTGCGCACCGGCGACATCGGGTTCATGGACCGCGACGGCTGGCTGTACGTCGTCGACCGCAAGAAGGACATGATCAACGCGTCCGGCTTCAAGGTGTGGCCCCGCGAGGTCGAGGACGTCCTCTACACCCATCCCGCGGTGCGCGAGGCGGCCGTCGTCGGGGTGCCCGACCCCTACCGCGGGGAGACCGTCAAGGCGTACGTCAGCCTGCGTCCCGGCGCCTCCCCCGACCCCGCCGAGCTGGCCGCCTACTGCAAGGAACGGCTCGCGGCGTACAAATATCCCCGAGTGGTGGAGATCCTGCCGGAGCTTCCCAAGACCACGAGTGGCAAGATCCTTCGACGGGAGTTGCGCCGGCGCGCATGA
- a CDS encoding SDR family oxidoreductase codes for MAAVRDKAVVVTGAGGGIGAALARRFAAEGARVVVNDLDEAKARRTAEEIGAVAVPGDASAAVGPAREALGGAIDVFCANAGVGTGGGPEAPEDDWALAWDVNVMAHVRAARELLPEWLARGSGRFVSTVSAAGLLTMVAAAPYSVTKHGAYAFAEWLSLTYRHRGIDVHAICPQGVRTDMLAATGTAGDLVLTPTAIEPDAVADALFTAMEAGRFLVLPHPEVGDYYAARATDPDRWLTGMNHLQQKLEAREGEAR; via the coding sequence GTGGCAGCCGTACGGGACAAGGCCGTTGTCGTGACCGGAGCGGGCGGGGGGATCGGCGCCGCGCTGGCCCGCCGGTTCGCCGCCGAGGGCGCCCGGGTCGTGGTCAACGACCTGGACGAGGCCAAGGCCCGCAGAACCGCGGAGGAGATCGGGGCGGTCGCGGTCCCCGGCGACGCCTCCGCGGCCGTCGGCCCGGCCCGCGAGGCGCTCGGCGGCGCCATCGACGTCTTCTGCGCCAACGCCGGCGTCGGCACCGGCGGCGGTCCCGAAGCACCCGAGGACGACTGGGCACTGGCCTGGGACGTCAACGTGATGGCCCACGTGCGGGCCGCCCGCGAGCTGCTGCCGGAATGGCTGGCGCGCGGCAGCGGCCGGTTCGTCTCCACGGTGTCCGCCGCCGGCCTGCTCACCATGGTCGCCGCCGCCCCCTACAGCGTCACCAAGCACGGCGCCTACGCCTTCGCCGAGTGGCTGTCGCTGACCTACCGCCACCGCGGCATCGACGTGCACGCCATCTGCCCGCAGGGCGTGCGGACCGACATGCTCGCCGCCACCGGCACCGCCGGCGACCTCGTCCTGACCCCGACCGCCATCGAGCCGGACGCCGTCGCCGACGCCCTCTTCACGGCCATGGAAGCGGGCCGCTTCCTGGTCCTGCCGCACCCCGAGGTGGGCGACTACTACGCCGCCCGCGCCACCGACCCGGACCGCTGGCTGACCGGGATGAACCACCTCCAGCAGAAGCTGGAGGCACGCGAGGGGGAGGCCCGGTGA
- a CDS encoding TetR/AcrR family transcriptional regulator yields the protein MAGIKDGTSNGNGTTKPVAQRLLATATRLFAEQGYDRTSVQEIVDTAGVTKGALYHYFGSKEDLLHEVYGRVLRLQQERLDHFADADAPVEQRLRDAAADVVVTTIENLDDTKIFFRSMHHLSPEKDKQVRAERRRYHERFRALIEEGQRTGVFTADVPADLVVDYHFGSVHHLGTWYREDGPLSPQQVADHLAGLLLRALRP from the coding sequence ATGGCCGGCATCAAGGACGGCACCAGCAACGGCAACGGCACGACGAAGCCCGTCGCGCAGCGGCTGCTGGCCACCGCCACCAGGCTCTTCGCGGAGCAGGGCTACGACCGCACCTCGGTCCAGGAGATCGTGGACACGGCGGGCGTCACCAAGGGCGCCCTCTACCACTACTTCGGCTCCAAGGAGGACCTGCTCCACGAGGTCTACGGCCGGGTGCTGCGGCTCCAGCAGGAGCGGCTGGACCACTTCGCGGACGCCGACGCGCCGGTGGAGCAGCGGCTGCGGGACGCCGCCGCCGACGTGGTGGTCACCACCATCGAGAACCTCGACGACACCAAGATCTTCTTCCGCTCGATGCACCATCTGAGCCCGGAGAAGGACAAGCAGGTGCGGGCCGAGCGGCGCCGCTACCACGAGCGGTTCCGGGCCCTGATCGAGGAGGGGCAGCGCACCGGCGTGTTCACCGCCGACGTCCCCGCCGACCTGGTCGTCGACTACCACTTCGGCTCGGTGCACCACCTGGGCACCTGGTACCGCGAGGACGGCCCGCTGAGCCCGCAGCAGGTCGCCGACCACCTGGCCGGCCTACTCCTGCGGGCCCTGCGGCCGTAA
- a CDS encoding TetR/AcrR family transcriptional regulator C-terminal domain-containing protein gives MAAQPDPPYRRIADEIARRIADGTLAPGDRVPSTRRIAREWGVALATATKALTTLRLEGLVEARPRVGTVVAARGGAASTEHRAPTTRRAPATALPERDLSRARIVRAAVELADAEGLAAVSMRSVAARLGVAAMSPYRHVTGKDDLVLLMADAAFGEETYPAPPPEGWRARLELGARTLWTIYRRHPWLAQVGSLTRPLMLPSLMVHAEWALAALDGHGLEPETMLDLHVLFYSYIHGIAVHLEREAQAEAATGLSEDQWMDRQALAFQAITASARYPVFTRLTSSFADGYELDLDALFAFGLTPLLDGIALLIADPPSGRAPS, from the coding sequence ATGGCCGCACAGCCCGATCCGCCGTACCGGCGCATCGCCGACGAGATCGCCCGGCGCATCGCCGACGGCACGCTCGCCCCGGGCGACCGCGTGCCCTCGACGCGCCGGATCGCCCGCGAATGGGGCGTCGCGCTCGCCACCGCCACCAAGGCCCTCACCACGCTGCGCCTGGAGGGGCTGGTCGAGGCCCGCCCCCGGGTCGGCACCGTGGTGGCGGCCCGGGGCGGGGCGGCGTCGACGGAGCACCGCGCCCCCACCACGCGCCGGGCGCCGGCCACGGCCCTGCCTGAGCGCGACCTGAGCCGCGCACGGATCGTCCGCGCCGCCGTGGAGCTCGCGGACGCCGAGGGGCTGGCCGCGGTGTCCATGCGCAGCGTCGCCGCCCGGCTCGGCGTCGCCGCCATGTCCCCGTACCGCCACGTCACCGGCAAGGACGACCTGGTGCTGCTGATGGCGGACGCGGCGTTCGGCGAGGAGACCTATCCGGCCCCGCCGCCGGAGGGCTGGCGGGCCCGGCTGGAACTCGGCGCGCGCACCCTGTGGACGATCTACCGCCGGCATCCCTGGCTCGCCCAGGTCGGCTCCCTCACCCGCCCCCTGATGCTGCCGTCCCTGATGGTCCACGCGGAATGGGCGCTCGCCGCCCTCGACGGCCACGGCCTCGAACCGGAGACCATGCTCGACCTGCACGTCCTGTTCTACAGCTACATCCACGGGATCGCGGTGCACCTGGAGCGGGAGGCCCAGGCCGAGGCCGCCACCGGACTGTCCGAGGACCAGTGGATGGACCGGCAGGCCCTCGCCTTCCAAGCGATCACCGCGTCGGCCCGCTACCCCGTCTTCACCAGGCTCACCAGCAGTTTCGCGGACGGTTACGAGCTCGACCTGGACGCGCTGTTCGCCTTCGGTCTCACGCCGCTCCTGGACGGCATCGCCCTCCTCATCGCGGACCCGCCGTCCGGCCGCGCGCCCTCGTGA